In the Pristiophorus japonicus isolate sPriJap1 chromosome 5, sPriJap1.hap1, whole genome shotgun sequence genome, one interval contains:
- the LOC139264102 gene encoding uncharacterized protein yields the protein MYTNCIVTKGVPPEGTAVGDLRVTCIGQSVLAPESFNSESAEECKRKSSSSMLALRSPDPPPSAPSCHHRSPPATIGSLLPPSAPSCHHRPPPANISSLLPPSAPSRHHRPPPITISPLLPTSAPSCHHRPPPAAISPLLPPSVPSCHHRPPPATIGPVLPPSAPSHHHRPPPATIGPLPSPSAPSHHHRPPPITIGPLLPPSAPSCHHQPPPITIGPLLPPSAPSHHHRPPPIAIGPLLPPSAPSQRHRPPPITIGPLLPPSAPFHQHRPPPIAIGPLPSPSAPSCHHRPPPSTIGPLPSPSVPLLPPSAPSHRHWPPPAAISPLPSPLDPSCHHRPPPATIGPLPPPSAPSRHHRPPPAIIGPLLPPSAPSRHHRPPPATIGPLPPPSAPSCHHRPTPATIGPVLPPSAPSHHHRPPPATIGTLPSPSAPSHHQRPPPITIGPLLPPSAPSHRHRPPPIAIGPLPSPSAPSCRHRPPPIANGPLPSPSAPSCHHRPPPIAIGPLPSPSAPSCHHRPLPSPLDPSCHHRPPPATIGPLPPPSAPSRHHRPPPAIIGPLLPPSAPSRHHRPPPATIGPLPPPSAPSCHHRPTPATIGPVLPPSAPSHHHRPPPATIGTLPSPSAPSHHQRPPPITIGPLLPPSAPSHRHRPPPIAIGPLLPPSASSHRQRPPPITIGPLLPPSAPSHRHRPPPIAIGPLLPPSAPSHHHRPPPATIGPLPSPSAPSHRHRPPPATIGPLPSPSAPSCHHRPPPIAIGPLPPPSAPFHHHRPPPIAIGPLPLPSAPSCHHRPPPFAISSPPATIGPLPSPLAPSCCHQPPPITIGPLLPPSAPSHRHQPPPTTIGPLPPPSAPSRHHRPPPIAISPLLPPSAPSRHHRPPPATIGPLPPPSFVNVFRLLADDMQAVILTSGSITDPIHVRTRV from the exons CCCCGACCCGCCGCCATCAGCCCCCTCCTGCCACCATCGGTCCCCTCCTGCCACCATCGGCTCCCTCCTGCCACCATCGGCCCCCTCCTgccaccatcggccccctcccgcCAACATCAGCTCCCTCCTgccaccatcggccccctcccgccaccatcggccccctcccatCACCATCAGCCCCCTCCTGCCAACATCGGCCCCCTCCTgccaccatcggccccctcccgcCGCCATCAGCCCCCTCCTGCCACCATCGGTCCCCTCCTGCCACCATCGGCCCCCTCCTGCCACCATTGGCCCTGTCCTaccaccatcggccccctcccatcaccatcggccccctcctgccaccatcggccccctcccatcaccatcagccccctcccatcaccatcggccccctcccatCACCATCGGCCCCCTCCTGCCACCATCGGCCCCCTCCTGCCACCATCAGCCCCCTCCCATCACTATTGGCCCCCTCCTGCCACCATCAGCCCCCTCCCATcaccatcggccccctcccatCGCCATCGGCCCCCTCCTGCCGCCATCGGCCCCCTCCCAGCGCCATCGGCCCCCTCCTATCACCATCGGACCCCTCCTGCCACCATCGGCCCCCTTCCATCAACATCGGCCCCCTCCCATTGCCATCGGCCCCCTCCCATCGCCATCGGCCCCCTCCTGCCACCATCGGCCCCCTCCTTccaccatcggccccctccctTCGCCATCAGTTCCCCTCCTgccaccatcggccccctcccatCGCCATTGGCCCCCTCCTGCCGCCATCAGCCCCCTCCCATCACCATTGGACCCCTCCTGCCACCATCGGCCCCCTCCTgccaccatcggccccctcccgccaccatcggccccctcccgccaccatcggccccctcccgcCATCATCGGCCCCCTCCTgccaccatcggccccctcccgccaccatcggccccctcccgccaccatcggccccctcccgcCGCCATCAGCCCCCTCCTGCCACCATCGGCCCACTCCTGCCACCATCGGCCCCGTCCTaccaccatcggccccctcccatCACCATCGGCCCCCTCCTGCCACCATCGGCACCCTCCCATcaccatcggccccctcccatCACCAGCGGCCCCCTCCCATCACCATCGGCCCCCTCCTgccaccatcggccccctcccatCGCCATCGGCCCCCTCCCATCGCCATCGGCCCCCTCCCATCGCCATCGGCCCCCTCCTGCCGCCATCGGCCTCCTCCCATCGCCAACGGCCCCCTCCCGTCACCATCGGCCCCCTCCTgccaccatcggccccctcccatcgccatcggccccctcccatcgccatcggccccctcctgccaccatcg CCCCCTCCCATCACCATTGGACCCCTCCTGCCACCATCGGCCCCCTCCTgccaccatcggccccctcccgccaccatcggccccctcccgccaccatcggccccctcccgcCATCATCGGCCCCCTCCTgccaccatcggccccctcccgccaccatcggccccctcccgccaccatcggccccctcccgcCGCCATCAGCCCCCTCCTGCCACCATCGGCCCACTCCTGCCACCATCGGCCCCGTCCTaccaccatcggccccctcccatCACCATCGGCCCCCTCCTGCCACCATCGGCACCCTCCCATcaccatcggccccctcccatCACCAGCGGCCCCCTCCCATCACCATCGGCCCCCTCCTgccaccatcggccccctcccatCGCCATCGGCCCCCTCCCATCGCCATCGGCCCCCTCCTGCCGCCATCGGCCTCCTCCCATCGCCAACGGCCCCCTCCCATCACCATCGGCCCCCTCCTgccaccatcggccccctcccatcgccatcggccccctcccatcgccatcggccccctcctgccaccatcggccccctcccatcaccatcggccccctcctgccaccatcggccccctcccatCGCCATCGGCTCCCTCCCATCGCCATCGGCCCCCTCCCgccaccatcggccccctcccatcaccatcggccccctcctgccaccatcggccccctcccatCGCCATCGGCCCCCTCCCGCCACCATCGGCCCCCTTCCATcaccatcggccccctcccatCGCCATCGGCCCCCTCCCATTGCCATCGGCTCCCTCCTgccaccatcggccccctccctTCGCCATCAGTTCCCCTCCTgccaccatcggccccctcccatCGCCATTGGCCCCCTCCTGCTGCCATCAGCCCCCTCCCATCACCATTGGCCCCCTCCTgccaccatcggccccctcccatCGCCATCAGCCCCCTCCTaccaccatcggccccctcccgccaccatcggccccctcccgccaccatcggccccctcccatCGCCATCAGCCCCCTCCTaccaccatcggccccctcccgccaccatcggccccctcctgccaccatcggccccctcccgccaccatcg tttgtcaacgtctTTCGCCTGCTCGCcgacgacatgcaggcagtgatccttaccagcggttccattacagatccaatccacgtccggaccagggtctaa